The segment TCAACCCATGTGGTCGGTGCCTGGTTAGAAACCACTGGCACAGTTGCTCAGATCGCCATATCTCCAGCACTATTACTTTAATTACTCAATTTATTCCATTAATTTCACTCTAGGAAAGGTTTGATGTTCTTAGCAATtaagtgaaaaaaatatatctgtGTTGGCAGTCAGACAAAGGAAGTGAACAATATAAGCATATTTTATATCAGAGTATATTACTGTATTAAACCAGAAGATTAAATAAGAACATAAAACTGTAAAAGATGTGAGTGTATGTATGTTGTATGTTTACTCATAGATTTGTTTCTGAAATTTGTTGATCTGTTTTTCAAGTTTCGCTtactggtgtgtttttttctttcttacttcCACAGCCTATGGTTTTCTCCAACCAGCCCAAGCTGAGATATTCGCACGACAACAGGAGCTCTTGAGAAAACAAAATCTGGCCAGGTGTGTGTTTCATATAGTGTGTCTATAGTACTGTGATTTATGTTATACTGAACAAAAGGTTTGTGTATGAGGTAGACTGTGTGCTGATAACTACCTATGAATTCAAGTTGCTGGTAATGAATTCTCAGAAATTCTCAGTTTCAACATTTGATAAGCAGTCTTGTAGatttttcagttttctgaaatgcatcctgtttttcatttacattttacatgagAAAGTCATAGTTCAACATTTCCCTGTGTGTTTGGCTCCCTCAGGCTTGAGATGtcagctgagctgctgagacagaaGGAGTTGGAGAGTCTGCACcagcgacagcagcagcagcgtctgcTGGGCTCTGACCCTCTGGGAGCTCTACCTCCTGGCCTGCCACCTGACCATCCAGCCCTCCGGAGTCTCCATGACATCCCAGAGGGACATCCTCTCCGTGAGGAACTGGCCCGTCGCTCAAATGCAATGTTGGTGCTTCGGCATGGGGCTGCCACACCCCTGCTAACACTCAACCACCAACAGCAGCAACCAGGCGTGTCTTTGACACCCAAAGACACCCAGGCACAGAGCTCCACTGCTGGGCCGGATACTGAATCCAGAAAGGCAGCCCGCAGGGTCCACCAGACACAGCTCCGGGCTGCagatcacagaggaggaagagaggacagaggaagagagggagacatgGAGGTGCACGACGAGGAGATGAAGGACTCTGACAGCGAGGCGGAGATGTGTGAGGAGAGGCAGGAGGGCGCTAGTGCAAAGCCCAGCAGTAAACCCAgggacagggagggagagaggggtaAAGAGACTGGCGCTAAGGCCAGTGACAGTGCCAAGGAGGCTGGAGAGAGCTCGGGCAGGCTGAGCGCCGCTTGTAGCTCAGCAGGTACAGATTCACCCAGTCGCCACCTTTTTACTCCTGGACTGGGTAAGGCTGATCTCAAGTACCACCTGCCACCAGGGATCATGCCTCCACTGCCAGCTCTTCACACCCAGTCGCTGCCCTTTGGATTCCCATACGCAAGCCCTTACTTTCACACGGGtgagactctctctctctctcacacacacacacacacaccacacagctgAAGTCTGATATGTGAAAGCCATTAGCGTCActcttgtgtgtgcgtgtctccaGTGTGGAGACCTCTCCCTGTTAGGGGCCCTGTCTCTGACCCCTGTGTGACCCACATGCtcaccaccagcagcacagcCACGTGGGcagaaaggagggaggagggggtgtttgttcacatacatacacatttgtACACATGTGGGATAACACAAATGCGTTTagaatatttattataatttttgAATATAGTTTTATTAAGTCTGAAGAATTGCATTGGGCACTTAAACTGTAAGACACTTATTTCATACTGAGAATAAATAATACATAGATTAAAATGATTAATAGGCTTCATTATTATCATATTAATGGTTTTCTATTCAAATCTGCGTCATGAATAAGCTCAACTCATCTAAAGATTCTACGGCACAGCTTGAACTTTTATGAACCACTCTGCAGCTTTGTACTTAGTGTGTATACAGACTCATCATTTTCacttgctgctgctttttcagGCGCTTTGGGAGGTCTTTTCATGGATGGCGAGGATTCGGCCACAGCAAACCCTGTGGAGGACATCAGCAAGTGGAGTGTGGAGGATGTGTGTGGCTTCATAAGCAGCCTGGCTGGATGTGCTGAATACACACAGGTGAGACCAtagggagagggaggagtgaaACAGAGAGAAGGGGGATGGAGGTCACGGGCAGGCTGACTACTAACCATGCAGGGAGAGTAGTATATTTAATAGTAATCATTGTGATTAGATACTAGGCACTAAAACCTgcaaagtgagtgtgtgagtgtttatgtTCATATTTTCATTGTTGTGTGAAGGTTATTCAGTAATGCATGTATGTAGGTGTTTACCTGTAGCTTGTGTGAATGAAACATGTGTTTTCCAAAATGAACCATCCAACATTTGAGAAAAGTCAACCCATGTTATCTTTGACAGAACAGGAAAAAGAACTTGTCCGGCCTTAACATACTCACAATATGCATGTTTATGTAagaatttaaaaatgttaacGTGTGGAAATATTGCCATGTAACCCTAAAAACAAGTCACAACTTAATTGCTTATAACAGCTATTGGACTGGTTTCTGTCAAAAATATCAGAAATCCAGAggattagcattagcataacaAGCTacctaatgatgtaaaacactGAATGGATGATGCAATCTAGTTCATCCAAACCATAAGAGTCAATCTGGCCACTAAATTGGCTAGATTAGTTTTGTAAATTATCAACACAGTGAGAGACTTGATGTTCTCTGCAACAGGATGCTGACTGCAGTTTGTTTAAAAGTAACAGATGTCAATAATGACATGGATTTTGTCCACACATGCATAGACCACACGTTCTTCACAACTGCACCATCCTTATTGTAAAAATGTTCTTAATCTTCGGTTTTTCTCAAAATGGGTATGTGACATTTTGGAACAGAGCCACTGTTGTGTAGtttgtgtgaatgaatgtgcagtgtgtgtgtatgtcgtGGGCTGTGGCTGAAGCGGCTGTGTCTCTGCCAGGTGTTTCGGGAGCAGGCCATTGATGGAGAGACATTGCCGCTGCTCACTGAGGAGCATCTGCTCAACACCATGGGACTAAAGCTGGGGCCTGCACTCAAGATCCGCTCACAGGTATACACACCACAGGCCTgcgcgtgtgtttgtgtatgatcAAGTGGACgtgtgtgtctgaaagtgtgtttctgtgagtaGGACCAAGACAAACTAGTGTAGCATAGCTGTTTCCCTTAAAGTAGCCTGCCCCATAGACTGaagcctctcttcttctctctctaaAATACAGTATTAGTCCATTACACAAGTGTCACCAGGCTGTACTGACAGTCATATGgtctcctctcatctcctcaGGTGGCACGCCGTGTCGGCAGGTTGTTCTACATGACAGGATTTCCACTGGCCTTCCCGTTTCCACCACCTGCAGCGCTGCGCCCCCCAGAACGGGATCGTGACCCTCTTACCGCACCATTGGACAACCCCCTGCCCCTCTCCCTGCCGCACCGACccacctccaccagcagcagctcctctcccTACAGTGGCCCAACCCCAGGGTGCTCCTCCCCTAAGCAGGAAAACGGTAATGGCTCCACTGTGGTGGGAAGATACGAGGCCAAAACTCCCTCGTAGGAGTGTAGAGGCAGGGTGAGAAGGGAAGACCTGTCTCAAGTGCAGGGATGAGGGAGGTAACTTGAATCAGACAGACTGAATCCCGGGCCCTATTTATCAGACTCCCCTCACCTTGGGACCTTTAAGCAGAAATTTGTGGGAAAATGTTAGACTGGAATAAAAGGCTGGACGACATGGACCGAATCCGGCAAACCAATCAGCTGACT is part of the Parambassis ranga chromosome 7, fParRan2.1, whole genome shotgun sequence genome and harbors:
- the samd11 gene encoding sterile alpha motif domain-containing protein 11 isoform X3 yields the protein MSKGILQVHPPICDCPGCRISSPVNRGRLAEKRTIPLPPNRVPKKELASIFSSDDSEGSERASGDHAHIKQEDELHYSIMRKSRDSDLSTIISNLHHTRQHGMPEGQSASDHSTSSGHTDDLLGKRRSFSPNSSSECPSNSKKSRSVSPKENSQSPVVEAGGSHGHMSPEEHYRRMMSALSEQGSYEEQQQRLYQLASSMGLPGHEMLRARQEALAAAVRNPAALEAHLPTAGSSSSSSQRRKQGLPQHRDAHYTDREMSHPPPLLSPPTAPHIALGPHLRPPFLGMPSALCQAPAYGFLQPAQAEIFARQQELLRKQNLARLEMSAELLRQKELESLHQRQQQQRLLGSDPLGALPPGLPPDHPALRSLHDIPEGHPLREELARRSNAMLVLRHGAATPLLTLNHQQQQPGVSLTPKDTQAQSSTAGPDTESRKAARRVHQTQLRAADHRGGREDRGREGDMEVHDEEMKDSDSEAEMCEERQEGASAKPSSKPRDREGERGKETGAKASDSAKEAGESSGRLSAACSSAGTDSPSRHLFTPGLGKADLKYHLPPGIMPPLPALHTQSLPFGFPYASPYFHTGALGGLFMDGEDSATANPVEDISKWSVEDVCGFISSLAGCAEYTQVFREQAIDGETLPLLTEEHLLNTMGLKLGPALKIRSQVARRVGRLFYMTGFPLAFPFPPPAALRPPERDRDPLTAPLDNPLPLSLPHRPTSTSSSSSPYSGPTPGCSSPKQENGNGSTVVGRYEAKTPS